GCATCGAGAGCACGCTCACCGCGAGCAGGATCGCGAGCGTCGAGATCACGAGGTTGCGTGTGAAATCGGCCACCGGGGCGAACGCCTCCTCGGTGTCGATGCGTGCGACCGCGACCCAGTTGAGTCCGTCGATGTCGACCGGGGTGTACGCGGTGATGTTGTCGCGGCCCAGGTAGCCCCTCGAGATCGTGGTGCCCGACTTGCCCTGCTGGGCGAGCTTCACCGATACCGTGTTGACCGGCTGCAGCAGCACCGTGCCGCCGACCTCGACCTCGCGCGCGGCGAGGTCGGACGGAGTGCCGTTCGCCACCGCGAGCTTCTCGTACGCCTCGGGGTCCTCGATGAGCAGGCGCGAGTTGCTGCGCATCAGGTCGTCACTGCCGACGACGTAGACCTCGCCCGTGTCGCCGAGCCCCTGCTCCTTCCAGCGCTCGTCACCCGTGAGCACGTCGTTGATGACGTCGATGGGGATCTGCACCGCCAGCGCGCCGGTGACCCGCTCCGAGTTGCCGACGGGCGAGACCACCCAGATCGCGGGCACGTTCAGCGAGGGCATGTACCGCTCGTAGTCGGTCGTCGCGAGCGCGTTCACCGAGTTCGTCGCCATCACGTCGCGGTAGGCCTCGGCGAGCCGCGAGTCCTTGAATGGACCGGTCATGACGTTCATGCCCAGGTCGGGGCCCGAGTAGGCGGTGTAGACGACGTTGCCCTCGGTGTCGAGCAGGAGCACGTCGTCGTAGCCAGACGCGTCGATGATCCGCTGGAAGTAGTCGTGGTATCGCTCGCGTGCAGCCGACCACGGGCTGCCGTCACCGGGATCGCCGGCGGCGATCGCGGATTCGAAGTCGAGTTCGCCGCCCGGGAACTTGTAGGCCTTCGAGGTGTACTCGTACTGCAGGTACTGACCGGCGACGGATTCCGGGATGAACGCGCCCGACGCATACGTGCCGCCCGCGCGCGCCGACAGGGCCGCGTTGAACTCGTCGTCGTAGTACGCCTCGAGCTCCGCGCGCTGCGCCTCGCTCAGCGGCCGGGACTGCGCCTCCTCGAACGCCGCATTCAGCGCGATCGACGCGTTCTGCGCGCTGAGGTTGCGCGAGTCGAGGGTGACCCCGGTCTGTACCCCGCCGAAGACCCGCTCGAGTTCGCCCGTGCGCAGTTCGCGGATCGTCGTCAGCTGGTCGACGGCGGCGGCGCGCAGCGACTCCCGCCCGCTGACGAAGCCGATGACGCCGACGATGACCGATGAGACGAGGCTCACGCCGAGGAGCATGATGAGCAGCTTCGACTGGATGCTGAGCCCGACCCGGCGGGGCTTCGACGCGCGCGGCTTCGGCACCCTCGGCGAGCGCGGCGGGGCCGGCGGAGCGGCCGATGGTGGCGTCGTCTGGTCGTCGGCGGCGGATGCCTCGGGCGGCGCCCCTCGTTCGGTCGTCGACACGTCGCCCCTCTCGGCCCCCCGGCAAGATGCTCCACACTCTAGCGGCGCAGGGTGCACCGGTCGCAAGGGGCTCGACCGAACTCGTGTCCCCCGAAATCGCGGGAGGGGGTGCTCAGGCCTCGAGCACCGGGCGCTCCTCCTGCTGACGGTAGAGCGAGGCGTAGACCCCTTCGGCGCCCACGAGTTCGGCGTGCGTTCCCTGCTCGACGATGCGGCCGGCGACGACCACGAAGATCACGTCGGCGGACACGACGGTCGAGAGCCGGTGGGCGATCGCGATGGTCGTGCGGCCACGGGCGGCGTCGTCGAGCGCCTCCTGCACGACCCGTTCGGAGATCGTGTCGAGCGCGCTCGTGGCCTCGTCGAGCACGAGCACGGCCGGGTCCTTCAGCAGCACCCGTGCGATCGCGATGCGCTGCTTCTCGCCCCCCGAAAGCCGGTAGCCGCGTTCGCCGACCACGGTGTCGTACCCCTCGGGGAACGAGGCGATCGTCTCGTGGATGTTCGCGGCCCGCGCCGCCGCCTCGAGTTCGGCGTCGCTCGCGTCGGGCCGCGCGTAGCGGAGGTTCTCTCCGATCGAGGCGTGGAAGAGATAGGTCTCCTGGCTGACGATGCCGATGTGCGAGACGAGCGACTCCTGGTCGAGCTCCCGCACGTCGACCCCCGCGAAGCGCACCGCCCCGCCCGAGGCCTCGTAGAGGCGCGGCACGAGGTACGACACCGTCGTCTTGCCGGCGCCCGACGGCCCGACGAACGCGGCGAACTGCCCCGGCTCGATCGTGAAGCTCACCGCGTCGAGCGTCGGCCGAGAGTCGTCGTCGGCGTCGGGGTAGCGGAACGAGACCTCGTCGAACTCGACCCGGCCGAGCGCCGGGCCGAGGGGCACCTCGCGGGCGTCGGGCCGGTCGACGATCGCCGGCTTCAGATCGAGGTACTCGAAGATGCGGGCGAAGAGGGCGCTCGAGGTCTGCAGGTCGAGGGCGACCCGCATGAGCCCCATGAGCGGGAACAGCAGGCGCGCCTGCACGGTCGTGAATGCGACGATCGTGCCCGCCGTGACATCCGCCGTGCCGCCGGCGATGAGCCAGCCGGCGACCAGGTAGACGATCGCGGGGATCGACGACATGAAGATGTTGACCATCGCGAAGAACCACTGGCCCGTCATCTGCTGCCTGACCTGCAGGTCGATCTGGTTCTTGTTCTCGTCGGCGTACCGCTCGATCTCGCTCTTCTGCCGGGTGAAGCTCTTCGAGAGCAGGATGCCGGAGACCGACAGCGTCTCCTGCGTGATCGCCGTCATCTCCGAGAGCGACTCCTGGGTCTTGCCGGCGATGCGCGCCCGTACCTGGCCGACCCGGCGCTGCGCGATGACCATGAACGGCATGAGCACGAGCGCGATGATCGTGAGCTGCCAGTTGAGGATGAGCATCGCGATGAACGCCGAGATCACCGTCACCGTGTTGCCGAGCACGCTCGACACCGTGTTCGTCAGCACCCCGGCGACGCCGCCCACGTCGTTCTGCAGGCGCGACTGGATGACGCCCGTCTTGGTGCGCGTGAAGAAGCTCAGCTCCATGGCCTGCAGGTGCGTGAAGAGCCGAACGCGCAGCGTGCCCATGACGCTGTTGCCGATCGTCGCGGTGAGCCAGGTCTGCCAGACGCCGAGCAGGGCCGAGACGACGAACACGGCGATCATCGCGACCACGATCCACACGAGCACCGGCAGGTTCGGGCCGGAGACCTCGCCGCTCGCGTCGACCGGGAAGAGTCCGTCGTCGAACGCCCGCTGGGTCAGCAGCGGCGGGATGATCGCGAGCGCAGCGCCGACGAGCACGAGCACGACCGTGGTGATGAGGGCGGCCTTGTGGCCGGCGAAGAGCTCGGCGATGCGGCCGAGCAGGTTGGGGATCTTCGGCGCCTCGGCGTTCGCGGCCCGCTGCGCGTCCTCGTCGACGGCGAACCCCCGTCGGGGGCCGCCCCCACCGCCGGCGCCTCCGCCGCCGCGGGCTCCACCGCCGCCCCCACCGCGTGGCGCTCCCCCGTGCATGCTCATGGCATCACCCTATGCCGGGTCCCCGATGCGTCACCCGCCGTTCGCCGGAGGCGCAGCGCAGCGGATGCCGCGGGCGACTCTCGCCCGCGGCATCCGCTCATGTTCGCCGCTCGCCT
The DNA window shown above is from Agromyces cerinus and carries:
- a CDS encoding adenylate/guanylate cyclase domain-containing protein, whose amino-acid sequence is MSTTERGAPPEASAADDQTTPPSAAPPAPPRSPRVPKPRASKPRRVGLSIQSKLLIMLLGVSLVSSVIVGVIGFVSGRESLRAAAVDQLTTIRELRTGELERVFGGVQTGVTLDSRNLSAQNASIALNAAFEEAQSRPLSEAQRAELEAYYDDEFNAALSARAGGTYASGAFIPESVAGQYLQYEYTSKAYKFPGGELDFESAIAAGDPGDGSPWSAARERYHDYFQRIIDASGYDDVLLLDTEGNVVYTAYSGPDLGMNVMTGPFKDSRLAEAYRDVMATNSVNALATTDYERYMPSLNVPAIWVVSPVGNSERVTGALAVQIPIDVINDVLTGDERWKEQGLGDTGEVYVVGSDDLMRSNSRLLIEDPEAYEKLAVANGTPSDLAAREVEVGGTVLLQPVNTVSVKLAQQGKSGTTISRGYLGRDNITAYTPVDIDGLNWVAVARIDTEEAFAPVADFTRNLVISTLAILLAVSVLSMLLAQVFTRPVRRLSEAVRRVAGGDLTVQVPAGARDEFGDLGNAFNDMSSSLRIKQELIDEQRAENERLLHTLMPEAVAKRYQDGEETIAEVHQDVSVIFAELIGFDDFTAALSSDDELAQLNSLMRGFDEAAERTGVEKVRTLRGGYLASSGLIVPRVDNVRRAVEFANELRTVIARFNASNEASVELRAGIATGTVTSGLVGRTSLAYDLWGDAVNLAYRVRSVDGRPGIYVSQAVKDRLQDGVRIVSAGAIETADGTETVWRVE
- a CDS encoding ABC transporter ATP-binding protein, translated to MHGGAPRGGGGGGARGGGGAGGGGGPRRGFAVDEDAQRAANAEAPKIPNLLGRIAELFAGHKAALITTVVLVLVGAALAIIPPLLTQRAFDDGLFPVDASGEVSGPNLPVLVWIVVAMIAVFVVSALLGVWQTWLTATIGNSVMGTLRVRLFTHLQAMELSFFTRTKTGVIQSRLQNDVGGVAGVLTNTVSSVLGNTVTVISAFIAMLILNWQLTIIALVLMPFMVIAQRRVGQVRARIAGKTQESLSEMTAITQETLSVSGILLSKSFTRQKSEIERYADENKNQIDLQVRQQMTGQWFFAMVNIFMSSIPAIVYLVAGWLIAGGTADVTAGTIVAFTTVQARLLFPLMGLMRVALDLQTSSALFARIFEYLDLKPAIVDRPDAREVPLGPALGRVEFDEVSFRYPDADDDSRPTLDAVSFTIEPGQFAAFVGPSGAGKTTVSYLVPRLYEASGGAVRFAGVDVRELDQESLVSHIGIVSQETYLFHASIGENLRYARPDASDAELEAAARAANIHETIASFPEGYDTVVGERGYRLSGGEKQRIAIARVLLKDPAVLVLDEATSALDTISERVVQEALDDAARGRTTIAIAHRLSTVVSADVIFVVVAGRIVEQGTHAELVGAEGVYASLYRQQEERPVLEA